The window TGCAGGAAAAGACCGCCGGCATCTCCGACGTCACCTTCCAGACCGCTGAGCAACAGCTTATTCTCAACACGGCGACCGCTTACTTCAACGTGCTGAAAGCGATCGATACGCTGTCCTATACCCAGGCGCAGAAAGACGCGGTGTACCGCACGCTGGATCAAACCACCCAGCGTTTCAACGTGGGTCTGGTGGCGATCACCGACGTGCAGAACGCCCGCTCGAACTACGACACCGTGCTGGCGGCGGAAGTCTCCGCCCGCAACGATCTGGACAACGCGCTGGAAACGCTGCGTCAGGTCACCGGCACCTTCTACCCCGAGCTGGCCTCGCTGAACACCGATCGCTTCAGCACCCAGCGCCCGGAAGCGGTGAACAACCTGCTGAAAGAAGCGGAAGCGCGCAACCTGAGCCTGCTGTCCGCCCGCCTGAGCCAGGATCTGGCGCGCGAACAGATCCGCGCCGCGCAGACCGGCTATATGCCGACAGTGGACTTCAGCGCCTCCACGGCGATCTCCAACAACAATTACGGCGGCTCACGCAACACCACGCGCGACGCAGACCTCGGTGAAAACAAAGTGGGTCTGAGCTTCAACCTGCCGCTGTACAGCGGCGGCGCGACCAATTCGCAGGTGAAACAAGCGCAGTACGGCTTCGTCGGCGCCAGCGAGCAGTTGGAAAGCTCACACCGCAGCGTGGTGCAGACCGTGCGTTCGTCGTTCAACAACGTTAACGCTTCGATCAGCAGCATCAACGCCTACAAACAGGCGGTGATCTCCGCGCAAAGCTCCCTGGACGCGATGGAAGCCGGTTATCAGGTCGGTACCCGCACCATCGTCGACGTGCTGGACGCCACCACCACGCTGTATAACGCCAAACGTCAGCTGTCCGACGCGCGTTATACCTATCTGATCAACCAACTGAACATCAAGTCGGCGCTCGGCACGCTGAACCAGAACGATCTGTTGCTGTTGAACGGCGCGTTGGGCAAACCGGTATCGACCGCGCCTGACGCCGTCGCACCGCAGAATCGCGCGCAGGACGCCTATGCGGACGGCTATCAGGACAATGCGCCGATGCAACAAACTGCGGCGCCGGCACCGGCGGCCACTCGCGCATCCGCGCCGGCCGTTACCACCAGCCAACCGGCTCGCAACAGCGGCAACCCATTCCGCAACTGATGCGCGCACGCTGACAAACACGGGGTCCGGCCTGCGCCGCGCCCCGTTTTTTTTTGTCCCGATTTTCCCCGCTTCTGCCCGCCGCCTCACAGCCGCCGCCGCGTCAGGTGGTATCATCATCACTCTCGTTTTCGCAGTCTGGATGAGGTTCGATGGACAACGATTCACGCTGGCAGCGTCTGATTAACGACGGCGAATTGCCGCCGCCGCTGCGCCCGACGCCGGCGGTGTACGCCTCCTGGCTGCGCTGCCGCAGCCTGATGCAACCCGATGTCTGGCAAGCACCGCACCGCGCTCAGGGCGCCACCTTCGAATCGATTTGCCGCCGCAAGAACGATCTGCTGACGCTCGGTCAGGCGGCGCTGGAAGACGCCTGCGAATACATGGAGCCGCGTCGCTGTCTGTTGATGATCTTCGACGAGAGCGGCTGCATGCTGTGGCGCTGCGGCGACGCCCCAACCTGGGAGCTTTTGCAGCAATTGGGGTTCGCCCCCGGCGCCTACTGGGCCGAGGGGCAGATCGGCACCAATGCTCCGGCGCTGGCGGCGGCGGAAGGCCACCCGGTACGAGTGAGCGGTGAAGAGCACGTGCGCCGGGCACTGCACGGTTGGTCATTCTGCGCGACGCCGGTCTACGACAACAGCGGCCGCCAGCGCGGCTCGATCGCGCTGGGCTGCCTGCTGGCCGACTGTGCCGCCGGCGATCTGTCGCTGACGCTGGCCATCGCCCGCGAAATCGGCAACTCGCTGAACGCCGACGGCCTGCTGGCGGAATCCAACCGCCATCTGAATCAACTTTACGGCCTGCTGGACGGCGTGGACGACGGCGTCATGGCCTGGGATCACCGCGGCTACCTGCAATACATCAACCAGCGCGCCGCCGGTCTGCTGAAGCTGGACGAACAGCAGAGCCAGGGCAAACCGCTGGCGCAGCTGTTGACGCTGCCCGCCCTGCTCAAGCGCGCCATCGCCGACCGGCAGCCGCTGCAACACGTCGAAGTCACCTTCGAAAGCCAGCGGCAGTTTATTGCCGCTTTGCTGACGCTAAAGCCGATTTTCGACGGCGATCGCTGCAGTTTCATCGCCCTGCTGCACCCGCTCGAGCGGCTGCGCCAGTACGTCAGCAGCCAGTTGGGGCGCGTCAGCCACAGCTTCGAGCAAATGCCCTCCGCCTCGCTGGAAATGCGGCGGCTGATCCGTTACGGCCAGCAGGCGGCCAAGGGCCAGCATCCGATCCTGCTGCGCGGAGAGGAAGGGGTTGGCAAAGAGCTGCTCAGCCAGGCTATCCACAACGCCGGCGAACGCGCCGCCGGGCCGTATATCGCCCTCAACTGCCAGCTGCTGCCGCAGGCGCAGGGGCTGCGTGAACTGTTGGGCAGCGACGCCAGCGAAGAAGAGGCGGGCCAGCTCAGCAAATTCGAATTGGCCAACGGCGGCACGCTGTATCTCGAACAGATCGAATACCTGCCGGCGGAGATGCAGTCGGCGCTGCTGCAGGTGCTGAAAACCGGCGTGGTGATCCGCCTCAATTCCAGCCGGGTGATCCCGGTCGATGTCCGAGTCATCGCCGGCAGCGCCGCCGACCTGCCGCTGCTGGTGCAGCAAAACCGCTTCCGCCGCCAGCTGTTTTACAGCCTGCAGGCGTTCGAGATCCAGATCCCGCCGCTGCGCCAGCGGCTGAGCGATATTCCGCTGCTGGTCAAACACCATCTGCGCACGCTGGAGCAGCATTTTCAGTGTCGCTTCCGGGTGGATGACGAGGTAATGGCCCAGTTGGCGCTTTATCTGTGGCCGGGCAACGATTTGGAACTGAAAGGGGTGGTGGAGCGCGCGGCGATGATTTGCCACGGCCACCACATCCAGTTGGCGGATCTGCCGGCGCACCTGCTCGGCCAGCCGTCGCTGCTGGAAAGCGATCCGC of the Serratia marcescens subsp. marcescens ATCC 13880 genome contains:
- the dhaR gene encoding dihydroxyacetone kinase operon transcriptional regulator DhaR; the protein is MDNDSRWQRLINDGELPPPLRPTPAVYASWLRCRSLMQPDVWQAPHRAQGATFESICRRKNDLLTLGQAALEDACEYMEPRRCLLMIFDESGCMLWRCGDAPTWELLQQLGFAPGAYWAEGQIGTNAPALAAAEGHPVRVSGEEHVRRALHGWSFCATPVYDNSGRQRGSIALGCLLADCAAGDLSLTLAIAREIGNSLNADGLLAESNRHLNQLYGLLDGVDDGVMAWDHRGYLQYINQRAAGLLKLDEQQSQGKPLAQLLTLPALLKRAIADRQPLQHVEVTFESQRQFIAALLTLKPIFDGDRCSFIALLHPLERLRQYVSSQLGRVSHSFEQMPSASLEMRRLIRYGQQAAKGQHPILLRGEEGVGKELLSQAIHNAGERAAGPYIALNCQLLPQAQGLRELLGSDASEEEAGQLSKFELANGGTLYLEQIEYLPAEMQSALLQVLKTGVVIRLNSSRVIPVDVRVIAGSAADLPLLVQQNRFRRQLFYSLQAFEIQIPPLRQRLSDIPLLVKHHLRTLEQHFQCRFRVDDEVMAQLALYLWPGNDLELKGVVERAAMICHGHHIQLADLPAHLLGQPSLLESDPQPGAPLLTLTDMERQAILRAATVSRGQVTEMAQLLGIGRTTLWRKIKQHGIDIRQFKLRA
- the hasF gene encoding multidrug efflux transporter outer membrane subunit HasF, with amino-acid sequence MKKLLPLLIGLSLGGFSAMSQAENLLQVYKQARESNPDLRKSAADRDAAFEKINEARSPLLPQLGLTAGYNYTSGYRDSRDTHSDSTSGSLALTQTIFDMSKWRQLTLQEKTAGISDVTFQTAEQQLILNTATAYFNVLKAIDTLSYTQAQKDAVYRTLDQTTQRFNVGLVAITDVQNARSNYDTVLAAEVSARNDLDNALETLRQVTGTFYPELASLNTDRFSTQRPEAVNNLLKEAEARNLSLLSARLSQDLAREQIRAAQTGYMPTVDFSASTAISNNNYGGSRNTTRDADLGENKVGLSFNLPLYSGGATNSQVKQAQYGFVGASEQLESSHRSVVQTVRSSFNNVNASISSINAYKQAVISAQSSLDAMEAGYQVGTRTIVDVLDATTTLYNAKRQLSDARYTYLINQLNIKSALGTLNQNDLLLLNGALGKPVSTAPDAVAPQNRAQDAYADGYQDNAPMQQTAAPAPAATRASAPAVTTSQPARNSGNPFRN